One Brevibacillus choshinensis genomic window carries:
- a CDS encoding DUF3298 and DUF4163 domain-containing protein, whose amino-acid sequence MELNRLPVTILTRTIKNPSTTIYYPQLSGLSNHQAEQQINRSLLQTVHGLIHEQQRVQVQGNTQMQGTYEIKNNQRGIVSATLTNYAYTPQMAHGMTFLGSVSADVDTGKVFSLRDLFKPGSHYVKVLSDHIKAQIKERQIPTLGNFTPIKPDQDFYLADKTLVIYFQLYEITPYYVGFPMFPISVYDLESISNEAGPLGILAAS is encoded by the coding sequence GTGGAATTAAACCGTTTACCCGTCACGATCTTGACGCGTACGATCAAGAATCCTTCCACCACCATCTACTACCCTCAGCTGTCCGGACTATCCAACCACCAGGCTGAGCAGCAAATCAACCGTTCCCTGCTGCAAACCGTCCATGGCCTCATTCACGAGCAGCAGAGAGTCCAGGTCCAGGGAAATACCCAGATGCAAGGCACCTACGAGATCAAAAACAACCAACGCGGCATCGTCAGCGCCACTCTCACCAACTATGCCTATACGCCGCAAATGGCACATGGAATGACGTTTCTCGGATCGGTCTCCGCTGATGTCGACACGGGTAAGGTCTTTTCCCTGAGGGACCTGTTCAAGCCAGGAAGCCACTACGTCAAGGTATTATCCGACCACATCAAGGCACAGATCAAGGAAAGGCAGATCCCCACATTGGGCAACTTCACCCCGATCAAGCCAGACCAAGATTTTTATCTCGCTGACAAAACACTGGTCATCTACTTTCAGCTCTATGAAATCACGCCCTATTACGTCGGTTTTCCCATGTTTCCGATATCCGTCTACGATCTGGAGTCCATTAGCAATGAAGCGGGACCACTGGGCATCCTGGCCGCTAGTTAG
- a CDS encoding aromatic ring-hydroxylating oxygenase subunit alpha, translated as MIVQDTVLRNEWIVACRSIDVGDRPLQVTMMGERVVIFRNEQGIHAFKDLCIHRGAALSLGCVRDGKLVCPYHGWEYEASGACVKIPQLPEHQAIPGKARAISYGCAERYGFVWVNLNNNAPDFFSLPEFAAPGYRNVIWGPQTVAAKPPRVVENFLDVGHLAVVHEGYLGVATHMEIGDYHVHRDENGIRTDEIAVFQPDPDGTGQAKHVYYTYEVLRPLTVKFTKRDRENNNEMSILLTVLPTDENQSVAYGVLSFNYETNLSDEEINKFQDMIFAQDKPIVENQKPEDLPLDLQVELSLKCDRASIAYRQYLAELGVKLGTA; from the coding sequence ATGATCGTCCAAGATACCGTACTGCGAAATGAGTGGATTGTTGCCTGCCGTTCGATCGATGTAGGAGATCGTCCTCTCCAGGTCACCATGATGGGAGAGCGGGTAGTCATTTTCCGCAATGAACAAGGCATCCATGCCTTCAAGGACCTCTGTATTCACAGAGGGGCAGCTTTGTCTCTCGGCTGTGTCCGTGACGGCAAGCTCGTCTGCCCCTATCACGGCTGGGAGTACGAAGCGTCCGGTGCCTGTGTGAAGATTCCTCAGCTCCCCGAACATCAGGCGATTCCGGGAAAAGCTCGGGCGATTTCGTATGGCTGTGCAGAGCGCTACGGCTTCGTCTGGGTCAATCTGAACAACAATGCGCCTGACTTCTTTTCCCTGCCGGAATTTGCTGCTCCTGGCTACCGCAATGTCATTTGGGGTCCGCAAACCGTGGCAGCCAAACCGCCTCGGGTGGTTGAAAACTTCCTCGATGTCGGCCATCTCGCCGTCGTGCACGAGGGCTACCTCGGAGTCGCGACACATATGGAAATCGGTGACTACCACGTACATCGCGATGAAAACGGGATTCGCACCGACGAAATCGCCGTGTTCCAGCCTGATCCAGACGGCACCGGACAAGCCAAGCACGTGTACTACACCTACGAGGTGCTCCGTCCGCTGACAGTGAAGTTCACGAAGCGCGACCGGGAAAACAACAATGAAATGTCCATCCTGCTGACCGTCCTACCTACGGACGAGAACCAGTCAGTGGCGTACGGCGTCCTGTCGTTCAACTACGAAACCAATCTGTCCGATGAGGAAATCAACAAGTTCCAGGACATGATTTTTGCACAGGACAAGCCGATCGTGGAAAATCAGAAACCCGAGGATCTGCCCCTCGATCTGCAGGTCGAGCTGTCCTTGAAATGCGACCGCGCCAGCATCGCTTATCGCCAGTACCTGGCTGAGCTGGGAGTCAAGCTGGGTACCGCTTAA
- a CDS encoding uracil-xanthine permease family protein produces MEQRRDSAGLVVGVDEKISISKAFLLGMQHVLAMDLYIAPIIIAGLLTMDASGTSFFIQMCFLATGIGTLIQTGFGLRLPVVQGPSYVPIGALAAIGSKLGLSAMIGSLIPGALLMALMGYPLKWFAKAVQRFIPPLVGGTVIIIVGIALMPIGMGNIYHSPGDIWTNVLIAAVSAFVLVTCMLLGKRARVAGTFFRLVSVLIAIAVGTITAAFFGTVDFSPVGQASWLSLPKFFPYGAPVFDFSAVLTMLFVYMIIMIETTGTWFVVSTVTDSELTEKRLNRAAVGEGLGCLIGALFGGTPTTGYSSNAGLIAVTGVGSRMAIMAGGIILVALGLVPKLSTAITCIPEPVINGIFGIVCVAIVANGIKVIQHISIDDRNMMVIGLPILCTIAVTVLPKEALNGVPDFANYILSSGITVGALATVILNLIIPDSKEKKQAAANQQVA; encoded by the coding sequence GTGGAACAACGTCGCGATAGCGCGGGGCTTGTGGTGGGCGTCGATGAGAAAATCAGTATCAGCAAAGCCTTTTTGCTCGGAATGCAACACGTGCTGGCCATGGACTTGTATATTGCTCCTATCATTATTGCTGGCTTGCTGACGATGGACGCATCGGGTACGTCCTTTTTCATTCAGATGTGCTTTTTGGCGACAGGGATCGGTACGTTGATCCAGACAGGCTTTGGGCTGCGGTTGCCTGTCGTGCAGGGGCCCTCATACGTGCCGATCGGCGCTTTGGCTGCTATCGGCAGCAAGCTTGGACTAAGTGCCATGATCGGGAGCTTGATCCCGGGTGCATTGTTGATGGCGCTCATGGGCTATCCGTTGAAGTGGTTTGCCAAAGCGGTGCAGAGGTTCATTCCGCCCCTGGTAGGGGGAACGGTCATTATCATCGTCGGAATCGCACTGATGCCGATTGGCATGGGAAATATCTACCACTCTCCGGGAGACATTTGGACCAACGTCCTGATTGCGGCTGTATCTGCGTTCGTTCTGGTAACATGCATGCTGCTAGGTAAAAGAGCCAGAGTAGCGGGAACGTTTTTCCGCCTGGTGTCTGTATTGATCGCCATCGCAGTGGGTACGATCACTGCAGCATTCTTTGGAACGGTGGATTTCAGCCCGGTAGGACAAGCGAGCTGGCTGTCGCTGCCGAAGTTTTTCCCGTACGGTGCACCTGTATTTGACTTCAGCGCCGTACTGACGATGCTCTTTGTCTACATGATCATCATGATTGAAACCACAGGTACCTGGTTTGTTGTCTCGACTGTGACGGATAGCGAGCTGACTGAGAAGCGCTTGAATCGTGCTGCGGTCGGTGAAGGGCTGGGGTGCTTGATCGGGGCTCTGTTTGGCGGTACGCCGACGACGGGTTATTCCTCCAATGCAGGCCTGATCGCTGTTACGGGGGTAGGCAGCCGCATGGCGATTATGGCAGGGGGCATCATTCTGGTCGCTCTCGGCCTCGTGCCGAAGCTGTCGACTGCGATCACTTGCATTCCTGAACCTGTGATCAACGGGATTTTTGGGATCGTATGCGTCGCGATTGTTGCGAACGGCATCAAGGTGATTCAGCACATCTCGATCGATGACCGCAACATGATGGTCATCGGATTGCCTATTCTGTGCACGATTGCGGTAACGGTGCTGCCGAAAGAAGCGTTGAATGGCGTACCGGATTTCGCAAACTACATCCTGTCCTCGGGTATCACGGTGGGGGCGCTGGCCACGGTGATCCTCAACCTGATCATTCCAGACAGCAAAGAGAAAAAGCAGGCAGCAGCCAATCAGCAGGTCGCCTAA
- a CDS encoding NAD(P)/FAD-dependent oxidoreductase, which translates to MKKYDVIVVGAGPAGIFTCYELTRTWPDAKVLLIDKGHDIYSRRCPILEEKIKLCPPPAGKKDFAGCLPACSITSGFGGAGAYSDGKFNITTEFGGWMTDYLSPSTVLNLIKYVDAINLEHGATEVITDPTTETIKNIEQRGYAAGLKLLRAQVRHLGTEQNLQILQSIFEHLKGRIDMMFKTEVEDIITVKGEGGHEVKGVTLKNGEEYESDFVVIGPGRDGSAWLTNILKKRRLKMYNNQVDVGVRVETSDVVMREINEHLYEGKFIFNTSVGTRVRTFCSNPSGHVVVENHSGVMAANGHSYKDPALGSANTNFALLVSHTFTEPFDKPNEYAREICKRANDLSNGGVIVQKFGDIMRGRRSTESRIREGFLEPTLKEAVPGDLGLVLPYNTMKSLVEMVEALDKVTPGIASEHTLFYGVEAKFYSARPKLTEEFETEIKGLFCGGDGAGITRGLAQAGAAGVWMARNITKRNQ; encoded by the coding sequence ATGAAGAAGTATGATGTGATCGTGGTAGGCGCAGGTCCAGCAGGAATTTTTACATGCTATGAGCTGACGCGAACATGGCCGGATGCCAAGGTGCTGTTAATCGACAAGGGGCACGACATCTACAGCAGACGTTGCCCGATTTTGGAAGAGAAAATCAAGCTCTGTCCGCCGCCTGCCGGGAAAAAGGATTTCGCGGGGTGCCTGCCAGCCTGTTCGATCACGAGCGGCTTCGGCGGTGCCGGTGCGTACAGTGACGGGAAATTTAACATTACGACGGAGTTTGGCGGATGGATGACGGATTATCTGAGTCCTTCCACTGTGCTCAATCTGATCAAATATGTGGACGCCATCAATCTGGAGCACGGGGCGACAGAAGTGATTACCGACCCGACGACAGAGACCATTAAAAATATCGAACAGCGTGGCTACGCAGCGGGGTTGAAGCTGCTGCGCGCACAGGTGCGTCACTTGGGAACGGAGCAAAACCTGCAAATTCTGCAGTCGATCTTTGAGCACCTCAAAGGCCGTATCGATATGATGTTCAAGACAGAGGTAGAAGACATCATTACCGTCAAAGGAGAAGGCGGTCACGAGGTCAAAGGTGTGACGCTGAAAAACGGGGAAGAGTACGAAAGTGATTTTGTCGTCATCGGGCCGGGAAGGGATGGCTCGGCTTGGCTGACGAACATCCTGAAAAAGCGTCGTTTGAAAATGTACAACAATCAGGTGGACGTAGGCGTGCGCGTAGAGACCTCAGACGTCGTGATGCGTGAAATCAATGAGCATCTGTACGAAGGAAAGTTCATTTTCAACACATCCGTAGGAACGCGGGTGCGTACGTTCTGCAGCAATCCTTCGGGACACGTCGTCGTGGAAAACCACAGCGGGGTCATGGCGGCAAACGGTCACTCGTACAAAGACCCGGCTCTCGGCTCGGCCAACACCAACTTTGCGCTTCTCGTTTCTCATACCTTTACGGAACCATTTGACAAGCCAAACGAATACGCACGGGAAATCTGCAAGCGGGCAAATGACCTGTCCAATGGCGGCGTGATTGTGCAAAAGTTCGGCGATATCATGCGTGGCCGCCGCTCCACCGAATCCCGCATTCGCGAAGGCTTCCTGGAACCGACGCTGAAGGAAGCTGTGCCGGGTGACCTTGGACTGGTGCTGCCGTACAATACGATGAAAAGCTTGGTGGAAATGGTAGAAGCGCTGGATAAGGTGACACCGGGTATTGCATCGGAGCACACGCTGTTCTACGGCGTCGAGGCCAAATTCTACTCCGCGCGTCCAAAGCTGACCGAAGAATTCGAGACGGAAATCAAAGGCCTGTTCTGCGGCGGGGACGGGGCGGGTATTACTCGCGGTCTGGCGCAAGCGGGAGCAGCGGGGGTCTGGATGGCTCGCAATATCACAAAACGGAATCAGTAA
- a CDS encoding MarR family winged helix-turn-helix transcriptional regulator has product MQYYGHKISQTARVFSKKLNGVLSPMGLYSSQWGILMCLHYRDTLTQVQISNYLHVEAPTITRTLTRLEEMGWVIRAEGEDKRERYVSLSPQAAEKFPEWLEAAVQLETAALRDISEEDLSTFNRILKKMNDNLNSLQA; this is encoded by the coding sequence ATGCAATATTACGGACATAAAATCAGTCAAACCGCCAGAGTCTTCAGTAAAAAACTGAATGGAGTCCTCTCGCCCATGGGACTCTACAGCTCCCAATGGGGCATCCTCATGTGCCTGCACTATCGCGACACCTTGACGCAGGTGCAGATCAGCAACTACCTCCACGTAGAGGCTCCCACCATCACTCGGACGTTGACCCGTTTGGAGGAAATGGGCTGGGTCATACGCGCAGAAGGGGAAGATAAACGAGAGCGCTACGTTTCCCTTTCGCCCCAAGCGGCGGAAAAGTTCCCGGAATGGCTGGAGGCCGCTGTCCAATTGGAAACGGCTGCTCTGCGCGACATCTCTGAAGAGGATCTCTCTACCTTTAACCGCATACTGAAAAAGATGAACGATAATCTGAATAGCCTGCAGGCGTAA
- a CDS encoding OsmC family protein, translating into MQFEAKENGFVTHLSYGDLHVSGDEQYGFRPFQLMVSSIAVCSAGVLRKVLDKMRMPCTDMKVTADVVRNEEKANRIEKIHLHFIISGENLQQEKVKKAIEASRKNCPMVQSVQDSIEITESFELVV; encoded by the coding sequence ATGCAATTTGAAGCCAAGGAAAACGGATTTGTGACCCATCTGTCTTACGGCGACCTGCACGTGTCCGGCGACGAGCAATACGGCTTTCGCCCGTTTCAGCTGATGGTGTCATCCATCGCCGTATGCAGCGCCGGTGTGCTGCGCAAAGTGTTGGATAAAATGAGAATGCCCTGCACCGATATGAAAGTCACGGCCGATGTCGTGCGGAACGAAGAGAAGGCAAACCGGATTGAAAAGATTCATCTGCACTTCATCATCAGTGGAGAGAATCTGCAGCAAGAGAAAGTGAAAAAAGCGATCGAGGCCTCCCGCAAAAATTGCCCGATGGTTCAATCGGTTCAGGACAGCATCGAGATCACGGAATCGTTCGAACTCGTTGTCTAA
- a CDS encoding amino acid permease, with amino-acid sequence MSLGNEKDQQLQRSMKSRHLFMLSLGGVIGTGLFLNAGYTINQAGPGGAILAYIIGGVLLYLVMTCLGELSVKMPVTGSFQTYAAKYIGPASGFTLGWMYWLGSATTAGVEFTAAGMVMQRWFPDTPVWIWCAVFIVLLFSFNALTTKGFAETEYWFAGIKVLAVIIFIIVGVGAIFGMVSMEGRPAPFFSNFSADGGLFPFGISIVFVTMMNVVFSYQGSELIGIAAGETENPQKNIPRAIRNVIFRILVFYVASVTILSALFPSSELGLLESPFVTVFDAVGIPFAADIMNFVILTALLSVGNSCLYAATRLLWALSHSNMAHPVFGKLTKRSVPLNSLLMTLAFSLLSLLTSVLAADTVYVLLMSVSGIAVTFCWMGIALSQFNFRRQYLREGGKVEELQFAAPFYPVMPLLCLGLCTFLMIYPIFDPTQRFGLIYGIGALVVFYLYYYLRYGRNKDKHPNVPTQG; translated from the coding sequence ATGAGCCTTGGGAATGAGAAGGACCAACAACTGCAGCGCTCGATGAAAAGCCGCCATTTGTTTATGCTTTCGCTGGGCGGCGTGATCGGGACGGGCCTGTTTTTGAATGCAGGCTATACCATCAACCAAGCAGGACCGGGCGGCGCGATTTTGGCGTATATCATCGGCGGCGTGCTTTTGTACCTGGTCATGACATGCCTGGGAGAGCTGTCCGTCAAGATGCCGGTAACCGGTTCGTTCCAGACGTATGCTGCCAAGTATATTGGCCCGGCGAGCGGGTTTACGCTCGGATGGATGTATTGGCTGGGATCTGCGACCACTGCGGGTGTAGAGTTTACCGCTGCGGGCATGGTCATGCAAAGGTGGTTTCCGGATACACCGGTCTGGATCTGGTGCGCCGTATTCATCGTATTGCTGTTCAGCTTTAATGCCCTGACGACCAAAGGGTTTGCCGAAACCGAGTATTGGTTTGCGGGAATCAAAGTATTGGCGGTTATCATTTTCATTATTGTGGGTGTGGGAGCCATCTTTGGGATGGTCAGCATGGAAGGCAGACCAGCTCCGTTCTTCTCCAATTTCTCCGCAGACGGGGGCCTGTTCCCGTTTGGCATCAGCATCGTCTTTGTCACCATGATGAATGTCGTCTTCTCCTATCAGGGCTCCGAATTGATCGGGATTGCCGCTGGCGAGACCGAAAACCCTCAAAAAAACATTCCGAGAGCCATACGCAATGTCATTTTCCGCATTCTCGTCTTTTATGTCGCTTCTGTCACGATCTTGTCCGCACTTTTCCCATCCAGTGAGCTGGGCCTTTTGGAAAGTCCGTTTGTCACGGTATTCGATGCAGTAGGGATCCCCTTTGCAGCCGATATCATGAATTTCGTTATCTTGACCGCGCTCTTGTCCGTAGGAAACTCGTGTCTGTACGCAGCGACGCGACTGCTGTGGGCGCTGTCCCATAGCAACATGGCGCATCCCGTCTTCGGAAAACTGACCAAACGGAGCGTGCCGCTCAACAGCTTGCTGATGACCTTGGCGTTTTCGCTTCTGTCTCTTCTGACGAGTGTCTTGGCAGCGGATACGGTTTACGTGCTTTTGATGTCCGTATCCGGGATCGCCGTCACCTTTTGCTGGATGGGAATCGCCCTTTCCCAATTCAATTTCCGCCGCCAGTATTTGCGCGAGGGGGGCAAGGTGGAGGAGCTGCAGTTCGCAGCGCCCTTTTATCCGGTCATGCCGCTTCTGTGTCTCGGACTATGCACGTTTCTGATGATCTATCCGATCTTTGATCCGACGCAGCGCTTCGGCCTGATTTACGGAATTGGCGCTCTCGTGGTCTTTTATCTCTATTACTATCTGCGCTATGGCCGTAACAAGGACAAGCATCCGAACGTGCCGACGCAAGGATAA
- a CDS encoding IclR family transcriptional regulator: protein MVQSIDRAMSIIHVLVSDENKPHWSISEIADQTALPLSTVHRLISTLMQYGLIMQIPETKQYKLGYTWMEIGLRLLDKIDTRAVARSVMELLASEVKETVYLSIPHGTSAIVLERVEGPMTVRIIDNLGERIPLHIGAANKTMLANMDPAEAKNIVAQLIPDPEAQRELLDRLPVIKQNGYAVSYGEKTEGTASIASPIIGYNHKVVGALSIGVPSYRITDDRLAVLIEKAKQGAKEISLKIGGLP, encoded by the coding sequence TTGGTACAATCGATTGACCGCGCGATGAGCATCATTCACGTACTGGTCTCTGACGAAAACAAACCGCACTGGTCCATCTCAGAGATCGCGGATCAGACTGCTCTCCCGCTCAGCACGGTTCATCGCTTGATCAGCACCTTGATGCAGTACGGGCTGATCATGCAAATCCCGGAAACCAAACAATACAAGCTCGGCTATACCTGGATGGAGATCGGATTGCGCCTCCTCGACAAGATCGATACGCGCGCTGTTGCCCGCTCCGTCATGGAGCTGCTGGCCTCTGAAGTAAAGGAAACCGTTTACTTGAGCATCCCGCACGGCACGAGTGCCATCGTCCTCGAACGAGTAGAGGGTCCCATGACTGTGCGGATCATAGACAATCTCGGGGAGCGTATTCCGCTTCACATCGGCGCAGCAAATAAAACGATGCTCGCGAATATGGATCCCGCGGAAGCCAAAAACATCGTGGCCCAGCTCATCCCGGACCCCGAAGCACAGCGCGAGCTTTTGGATCGCTTGCCTGTCATCAAACAAAATGGATATGCGGTCAGTTACGGCGAAAAAACAGAAGGCACCGCTTCGATCGCATCCCCTATCATCGGCTACAACCACAAAGTAGTCGGCGCTTTGAGCATTGGCGTTCCCAGCTATCGGATCACCGATGACCGCTTGGCCGTCTTGATCGAAAAAGCCAAGCAAGGCGCTAAGGAAATCTCCCTCAAGATCGGCGGACTTCCTTAA
- a CDS encoding dimethylarginine dimethylaminohydrolase family protein produces the protein MIFTRAIVKKPSKSYVNGLTTSDLGTPDLELAWKQHGEYIEALKKAGLKVTVLEADEQFPDSTFVEDTAVLTEKCAVITNPGAASRNGEIEDMKRVIPQFYETIEYIESPGYLDGGDVMQVDDHYYIGLSARTNQEGAEQLKSILGKYGYGATIVPLKEFFHLKTGIAYLGNNTLVLAGEFIGSDDFKGFKQIVVGKEDEYSANCIRINDHVIIPKGFDTTKQQLTEAGYSVIECDMSEFRKQDGGLSCLSLRF, from the coding sequence ATGATCTTTACTCGTGCGATTGTAAAAAAACCAAGCAAGAGCTATGTCAACGGACTGACCACCTCTGACCTCGGCACCCCTGATCTGGAGCTGGCGTGGAAGCAGCATGGCGAATATATCGAGGCATTGAAAAAGGCGGGACTGAAGGTGACCGTCCTGGAAGCAGACGAGCAGTTCCCTGACTCGACGTTTGTCGAGGACACCGCTGTACTGACCGAGAAGTGCGCCGTGATCACCAATCCGGGAGCTGCCAGCCGCAACGGCGAGATCGAGGATATGAAGCGAGTCATTCCCCAGTTTTATGAAACCATCGAGTACATCGAATCCCCCGGCTATCTGGACGGCGGCGATGTCATGCAAGTGGACGATCATTACTACATCGGCCTGTCCGCGCGCACGAATCAGGAAGGTGCAGAACAGCTCAAGAGCATTCTGGGCAAATACGGCTATGGAGCAACGATCGTACCGCTGAAGGAGTTTTTTCATCTGAAAACTGGAATCGCTTACTTGGGCAACAACACGCTGGTGCTGGCAGGCGAGTTCATCGGTTCGGATGACTTCAAAGGCTTCAAGCAGATTGTCGTTGGCAAGGAGGACGAATACTCCGCCAACTGCATCCGCATCAACGATCATGTCATCATCCCCAAAGGCTTTGATACGACCAAACAGCAACTCACGGAAGCCGGCTACAGCGTGATTGAGTGTGATATGTCAGAGTTCCGCAAACAAGACGGAGGCCTGAGCTGCCTGTCCCTGCGCTTTTAA
- a CDS encoding M20/M25/M40 family metallo-hydrolase translates to MGKWQTKEQLIDLLCNIVSIPSVTGSAAEKQLPAYVVEQLRTLPYYQAHPDHVRANPTEDGRHFVTALVKKEGVRDTIILVSHFDVVDVEDYGEWRTHAFDPQTLTPLFQANAADMPAEVQHDLRTGNWLFGRGTMDMKCGLTLHMSMIERACEGEFDGNILLLTVPDEEVNSVGMRAAVPALLALAEEFDLTYKTVLNSEPMFSRYPGDQNKYLYTGSIGKVLPGFLCYGKETHVGEPFAGLNGNFMASQLTCELELNTSFCEIVEGEASPPPTNLIQKDLKKEYSVQIPHRAVTLFNLFLLEKRMEDVVEPLLQAARRVADQLKQTYVRHASLFAKNAAFTPRDLSIQVMTYEQLYAYAVQTYGEEKLRQLQAEAVANRGDKDDRDMTIELVDQLAILCKELSPMIILFFAPPFYPAVSSRNHPGILRTETEMKTYARERHQVTLVNQNYFGGISDLSYVGLQYPAASMQPLVANMPMWNQGYSIPLQELEAFDVPVMNFGPVGRDAHQWTERLDVDYAFDTLMDMLPRCIQSLLK, encoded by the coding sequence ATGGGCAAATGGCAAACAAAAGAGCAGTTGATCGATCTTCTTTGCAATATCGTCAGCATTCCTAGCGTGACAGGCTCTGCCGCCGAAAAACAATTGCCGGCTTATGTCGTGGAGCAGCTGCGCACGCTCCCCTATTATCAAGCTCACCCCGACCACGTACGTGCCAATCCCACGGAAGATGGCCGCCACTTTGTAACGGCTTTGGTCAAAAAAGAAGGGGTTCGCGATACCATCATTCTCGTCAGCCATTTCGATGTTGTCGATGTCGAGGATTACGGCGAGTGGCGCACCCATGCCTTTGATCCGCAAACACTCACTCCCCTGTTCCAAGCGAATGCAGCCGACATGCCCGCAGAGGTACAGCACGATCTGCGGACAGGCAACTGGCTGTTTGGCCGCGGAACGATGGACATGAAATGCGGTCTTACACTCCATATGTCGATGATCGAGCGTGCGTGTGAGGGAGAATTCGATGGGAACATCCTGCTTTTGACCGTGCCTGATGAAGAGGTCAATTCCGTCGGGATGCGCGCCGCTGTCCCTGCCCTGCTGGCACTCGCAGAGGAATTTGATCTGACCTACAAAACGGTACTGAACTCAGAGCCGATGTTTTCCCGTTATCCCGGCGACCAAAACAAGTACCTGTATACGGGCTCTATCGGAAAAGTGCTTCCCGGCTTCCTCTGCTACGGAAAGGAAACGCATGTGGGCGAGCCATTTGCCGGCTTGAACGGAAACTTTATGGCTTCCCAGCTCACCTGCGAGCTGGAACTTAACACCTCTTTTTGCGAGATCGTCGAGGGAGAAGCATCTCCACCGCCGACCAACCTGATCCAGAAGGACCTGAAAAAAGAGTACTCGGTGCAAATCCCGCACCGCGCCGTTACCCTATTCAATCTGTTCCTGCTCGAGAAACGCATGGAGGATGTCGTCGAACCGCTGCTGCAGGCGGCTAGAAGGGTGGCGGATCAGTTAAAACAAACGTATGTCAGACACGCTAGCCTTTTCGCGAAAAATGCTGCCTTTACGCCTCGGGACCTGTCCATCCAGGTCATGACCTACGAACAGCTTTACGCTTATGCCGTGCAGACATACGGGGAAGAAAAGCTCAGACAGCTTCAGGCTGAAGCCGTGGCCAACCGAGGAGACAAGGATGACCGCGACATGACGATCGAGCTCGTCGATCAGCTGGCGATTCTGTGCAAGGAATTGTCGCCGATGATCATCCTGTTCTTTGCTCCGCCGTTTTATCCTGCGGTCAGCTCGCGCAATCATCCCGGCATCTTGCGCACAGAGACAGAAATGAAAACCTACGCGCGCGAGCGGCACCAGGTCACGCTGGTGAACCAAAACTACTTTGGCGGCATTTCCGACCTAAGCTACGTCGGCCTGCAATACCCGGCAGCGTCCATGCAGCCACTGGTCGCGAATATGCCCATGTGGAACCAGGGCTACTCGATCCCGCTCCAAGAGCTGGAAGCCTTTGATGTCCCGGTCATGAATTTCGGACCGGTCGGACGCGACGCCCATCAATGGACGGAACGACTCGATGTGGACTACGCCTTTGATACCTTGATGGATATGCTGCCGCGCTGCATCCAGTCTCTGCTGAAATAG
- a CDS encoding dimethylarginine dimethylaminohydrolase family protein has protein sequence MYGAIESIMVKHPKDAFISQDHLNRHWREYNYVTCPDYDEAVREYEQFEALLKQHVPDIRYLPADERTGIDSIYAHDSVKITKKGAILLHPGKKLRQGEPEAVRDYFASIGIPILGEIQGDGLVEGGDVVWMDERTIAVARGYRTNDEGIRQLRELVADIVDECIVVPLPHGNGPDECLHLMSIISYVDKDLAVVYSKLMPIFFRELLIQRGVKLIEVPDDEYDNLGCNVLAIGPRKVILSAGNPVTKRLLEQEGVEVMEYKGTEITYKGTGGPTCLTSPLARS, from the coding sequence ATGTACGGTGCGATTGAGAGCATCATGGTGAAACACCCCAAAGACGCGTTTATCAGTCAAGATCATTTGAACCGTCATTGGCGAGAGTACAATTACGTGACATGCCCTGACTATGACGAAGCGGTTCGGGAATACGAGCAGTTTGAAGCGCTCTTGAAGCAGCACGTTCCGGACATCCGTTATTTGCCCGCCGATGAGCGGACAGGAATAGACTCGATCTATGCGCATGACTCCGTGAAGATTACCAAAAAGGGAGCGATCCTGCTCCACCCGGGGAAAAAGCTGCGCCAAGGGGAACCAGAGGCGGTTCGTGACTACTTTGCGAGCATCGGCATTCCCATTCTTGGCGAAATCCAGGGAGATGGTCTCGTGGAGGGCGGCGACGTCGTCTGGATGGACGAGCGGACCATCGCCGTGGCGAGAGGGTACCGAACCAATGATGAGGGAATTCGTCAGCTGAGAGAGCTCGTGGCGGACATCGTGGATGAATGTATCGTCGTACCGCTTCCGCATGGCAACGGCCCCGATGAATGCCTGCATCTGATGTCGATCATCAGCTATGTCGACAAAGATTTGGCTGTGGTCTACTCCAAGCTCATGCCGATTTTCTTCCGTGAGCTTCTGATCCAAAGAGGAGTCAAGCTCATCGAAGTACCGGATGATGAATACGACAATCTGGGCTGCAACGTCCTCGCGATCGGCCCGCGGAAAGTGATCCTGTCAGCCGGGAATCCTGTGACGAAGCGATTGCTGGAACAAGAAGGCGTGGAAGTGATGGAGTACAAGGGAACCGAGATTACCTATAAAGGAACGGGAGGCCCAACCTGCCTGACATCGCCGTTAGCCAGAAGCTAG